A section of the Leptospira kobayashii genome encodes:
- a CDS encoding DoxX family protein, which yields MLETLLATTNDIAPLILRITLGIVIFPHGAQKLLGWFGGYGFKGTYGFLTSQAGLPGIIAALVIIGESFGSVALILGLLTRFSAISIAVIMIGAALLAHRQNGFFLNWFGAQKGEGYEFHLLAAGLAIGVAISGGGAFSLDQIILQAL from the coding sequence ATGTTAGAAACATTACTTGCTACAACGAATGATATTGCTCCCTTGATTCTAAGAATTACTCTTGGGATCGTGATTTTTCCTCACGGAGCTCAAAAACTACTCGGATGGTTTGGAGGATACGGATTCAAAGGAACTTACGGATTTTTGACAAGCCAGGCTGGCCTTCCCGGAATCATTGCTGCACTTGTGATTATCGGTGAATCGTTCGGATCGGTGGCACTCATCTTGGGACTACTCACTCGATTTTCCGCCATTTCCATTGCGGTGATTATGATTGGCGCTGCGTTACTTGCCCATAGACAAAATGGATTTTTTCTCAATTGGTTTGGTGCTCAAAAAGGCGAAGGATATGAATTCCACCTACTTGCAGCAGGACTTGCAATTGGAGTTGCAATCAGCGGTGGGGGAGCTTTCTCACTCGACCAAATCATATTACAAGCATTATAA
- a CDS encoding response regulator, producing MIRFYLIDDHPAIRKGIQSMIQNIPDFSLVGEASSAEEAIADFSFKKIDILISDMILPGQNGLVIFEKIKALQPHAKVIFITMMKDWDMVKKAYLLGADGYILKDSDSEYIEASVKEIIAGKKVFPDGMVSILPLGSEWEDTRAKLQDLSKREKEILELIAKGNLNREIAEKLGISIRTVEGHRSNLIEKLNLNSAQSLVRFAAKVFG from the coding sequence ATGATCCGCTTTTATCTGATAGATGACCATCCTGCAATTCGTAAAGGGATTCAGTCAATGATTCAAAATATTCCCGATTTCAGTTTAGTGGGAGAAGCTTCTTCGGCGGAAGAGGCGATCGCTGATTTTTCATTTAAAAAAATCGATATTCTGATTTCCGATATGATTTTACCGGGACAAAACGGTCTCGTGATTTTTGAAAAGATTAAAGCCCTTCAGCCTCATGCCAAAGTGATTTTTATTACGATGATGAAAGATTGGGATATGGTGAAAAAAGCGTATTTGCTCGGTGCTGATGGCTATATTCTCAAAGATAGTGATTCGGAATACATTGAAGCATCCGTTAAGGAAATCATTGCAGGTAAAAAAGTTTTTCCGGACGGAATGGTGTCCATTTTGCCCTTGGGATCCGAATGGGAAGATACAAGAGCCAAATTGCAGGATCTCTCCAAAAGAGAAAAAGAAATATTGGAGCTAATCGCCAAAGGAAATTTGAATCGTGAGATTGCTGAAAAACTAGGCATAAGTATCCGAACCGTGGAAGGCCATAGATCCAATCTAATTGAAAAGTTAAACTTGAATTCCGCACAGAGTTTGGTTCGGTTTGCAGCGAAAGTTTTCGGCTAA
- a CDS encoding ROK family protein encodes MKEDLAIGVDIGGGSVKAGLFNRLGEELDKSVLQTSGELSNARFLEIVQNTISPLLKEKNIRGIGIGSPGPLDSETGYLLSSANFPLLKNVPISKTVRDRFSLPVYYENDANCAALGESYFGESKSYESLLVLTLGTGIGGGFVDKGKLFSGYKGNGIEIGHMTSVIDGAICGCGQKGCVESYFSTRGFINRYAEKTNNRLTNAADFFDLVKAGDKDAKEILRFGILCLAETVRNAIHLLNPEGVVFVGGITESWDQFGEDLSHKIRARIFPVLNERLKIKRGKNLAGSLGAASLVFSHGMRGPE; translated from the coding sequence ATGAAAGAAGACCTGGCCATTGGTGTAGACATCGGCGGCGGATCGGTCAAAGCAGGTTTATTCAATCGGCTTGGCGAAGAATTGGACAAATCGGTTCTGCAAACAAGCGGAGAATTATCCAATGCCCGATTTTTAGAAATCGTTCAAAATACCATCAGTCCCTTGTTAAAGGAAAAAAACATTCGTGGGATCGGCATAGGTTCTCCCGGGCCTTTGGATTCGGAAACGGGTTATTTGCTATCCAGCGCCAATTTTCCCTTATTAAAAAACGTACCTATTTCAAAAACAGTTCGTGATCGTTTTTCATTACCCGTTTATTACGAAAACGATGCCAACTGTGCTGCATTAGGTGAATCTTATTTCGGTGAATCGAAATCTTATGAATCCTTGCTTGTCCTCACTCTGGGAACAGGTATCGGCGGCGGGTTTGTTGACAAGGGAAAACTTTTTTCAGGATACAAAGGAAACGGGATCGAGATCGGCCACATGACATCCGTTATAGACGGTGCAATCTGCGGTTGTGGGCAAAAAGGTTGCGTTGAAAGTTATTTTTCCACAAGAGGATTCATCAACCGTTATGCCGAAAAAACAAACAATCGTCTGACGAATGCCGCCGATTTTTTCGATTTGGTAAAAGCCGGAGACAAAGACGCAAAAGAAATTTTAAGATTCGGCATTCTCTGCCTTGCCGAAACCGTTCGAAATGCCATACATTTACTCAATCCGGAAGGAGTTGTATTTGTAGGAGGTATTACCGAATCCTGGGATCAATTCGGAGAGGATCTTTCTCACAAGATCAGAGCAAGGATCTTTCCGGTTCTAAATGAAAGATTGAAGATAAAACGGGGAAAGAACTTGGCGGGTAGTCTCGGCGCAGCAAGTTTGGTTTTTTCCCACGGAATGAGAGGACCAGAATGA
- a CDS encoding restriction endonuclease, translating to MAFFIFVGTAVILLGFLLSFIITQKRDSYSKALGLAALGNYLDARAMVREKLEEDHQNPYGHFVMAKIYSMENDPLNEAKHLEIIKKNNRYTKEIDLVTVSNRVADIYYNKDYFEESFFHYLDTLQSDRSNPVACMRLGFMALGQKEFKIADHFFSRLPEEKMNSSLYFIAKGVISGVTGAGKERGYFEKAYDLEKSAVSGFLYALSLSRENKHKEAVKIGTAVADQIEDEYVRYTIFQFLMTEAILQQNFPDALKYSRLCMEMARLNGWTSEMIESNIHFSMVSIYMGRYDEISEYLIEAESERLDDPEVIALANLKYKLERGVGNMDSLSNEYDLPKELSLLSVSLFPNSRYFELSGMRSSKPFNLKGLVDENGKKLAGKLDMVGKDKFEKFIAMTGTQFKNQVTRMILSLGYRVTKELANPEGDGVNLLCSSKEDVNQRALFRVRKWKDAKVSDVFIRDMIQQMEEGGATKGCIIGNFEVTEGGKKMIASSGNSMEIITGDRFEELLDRTM from the coding sequence TTGGCATTTTTTATCTTTGTTGGTACGGCAGTCATCCTACTCGGATTTTTGCTTAGTTTTATCATCACACAGAAAAGGGACAGCTATAGTAAGGCGCTCGGCCTGGCAGCGCTAGGAAACTATCTGGATGCGCGTGCGATGGTACGCGAAAAATTGGAAGAAGACCATCAAAACCCATACGGCCATTTTGTGATGGCAAAAATTTATTCGATGGAAAATGACCCGTTGAATGAAGCAAAACATCTTGAAATTATAAAGAAAAACAACCGTTATACGAAAGAAATCGATTTGGTCACTGTTTCCAACCGGGTTGCAGATATATATTATAATAAAGACTATTTTGAAGAGTCCTTTTTTCACTATCTTGATACTTTACAATCGGATAGATCCAATCCGGTGGCATGTATGCGCTTGGGTTTTATGGCTCTGGGACAAAAAGAATTCAAAATCGCGGATCATTTTTTTTCCAGATTGCCCGAAGAAAAAATGAACTCGTCTCTATATTTTATTGCGAAAGGTGTGATCTCAGGTGTGACCGGAGCAGGAAAGGAAAGAGGGTATTTTGAGAAAGCATATGATTTGGAAAAATCAGCAGTCTCCGGATTTTTATATGCGCTCTCGCTTTCCCGTGAGAACAAACACAAAGAGGCAGTAAAGATCGGAACTGCCGTCGCGGATCAAATAGAAGACGAATACGTCCGTTATACGATCTTTCAATTTTTAATGACGGAAGCAATTCTCCAACAGAATTTTCCCGACGCTTTGAAATACTCGCGACTGTGTATGGAAATGGCAAGGTTAAACGGTTGGACGAGTGAGATGATAGAAAGCAATATTCATTTTTCCATGGTTTCCATCTACATGGGTCGTTATGATGAGATTTCCGAGTATTTGATCGAGGCGGAAAGCGAAAGATTGGATGATCCGGAAGTCATAGCACTTGCCAATCTCAAATACAAATTGGAAAGAGGGGTTGGAAATATGGATTCACTTTCCAATGAATATGATCTTCCAAAGGAATTGAGTCTTCTTTCCGTTAGCCTATTTCCTAACTCCCGTTATTTTGAATTGAGTGGAATGAGATCTTCCAAGCCCTTTAATCTGAAGGGACTTGTGGATGAGAATGGAAAAAAACTAGCAGGCAAATTGGACATGGTAGGCAAAGATAAGTTCGAAAAATTTATCGCCATGACCGGAACTCAATTTAAAAACCAGGTGACTCGAATGATACTTAGTCTCGGATACAGAGTCACCAAAGAACTTGCCAATCCGGAAGGAGACGGTGTCAATCTGCTTTGTTCTTCGAAAGAGGATGTGAATCAAAGAGCATTGTTTCGAGTCAGAAAATGGAAAGATGCAAAAGTGTCCGATGTATTTATCCGGGATATGATTCAACAAATGGAAGAAGGAGGCGCCACCAAAGGATGCATCATTGGAAACTTTGAGGTCACTGAGGGTGGAAAAAAAATGATCGCATCCAGCGGCAATTCCATGGAGATCATTACCGGCGACAGGTTTGAAGAATTACTCGATCGTACAATGTAA
- a CDS encoding APC family permease translates to MKNPPPEGKHKLSLFALISMSVGLTIGGGLFVLTGTLAKETGFFLPVAYLVAAVPMFFIIFPIASLGAFLPATGGNYFYVSRFLSPMLGFIIAWFFVLTACLGQIPLFTLTAAEITKNFFPFGSKEIWAFGILSFFYLLNLIGIKPVLIIQNIMVSVLVIALLFCIFRITDISNIKIYSFDSFPKFTKLLSAASLLSFTFFGSNAIVELGKETKNPRSVLVRAFSLSYPLVVILYISFSLSIVSNLERNHNFESEDLLVQVVKTKLNSIEFIIFMLGGPMLAVVTSLNGIFLIVSRSLHAMTEDKIFPAILNKNQFGLSYPATFTIIYALACFGLFLNHNLEILATYSTIGWFLVVIGQLYCIIIIRSILKVQKQEGGLLSSSFILISVILGTISAVFFTGTLVYNLTKGKKLFDLFFIILIGIIYFFVRSYILKRNKTNFNHLNANPIQTLKQNEALK, encoded by the coding sequence ATGAAGAACCCGCCGCCCGAAGGGAAACATAAACTCTCCCTTTTCGCATTGATTTCCATGTCCGTTGGACTGACGATCGGAGGAGGACTCTTCGTTCTAACAGGTACCCTTGCCAAAGAAACAGGCTTCTTTTTGCCGGTAGCTTACCTGGTTGCTGCCGTTCCGATGTTTTTCATCATCTTCCCCATTGCTTCGTTAGGTGCTTTCCTTCCAGCAACCGGTGGAAATTATTTTTACGTAAGCCGATTCCTTTCTCCTATGCTCGGATTTATCATCGCTTGGTTTTTTGTTCTGACAGCATGCCTTGGCCAAATCCCTCTCTTTACATTGACTGCGGCGGAGATTACCAAAAACTTCTTTCCTTTTGGATCCAAAGAGATCTGGGCATTCGGAATTCTCAGTTTTTTTTATCTATTAAATTTAATCGGAATCAAACCTGTCTTAATCATTCAGAATATAATGGTGTCCGTTTTGGTCATCGCACTTCTATTCTGCATTTTTCGCATAACAGATATAAGCAATATTAAAATATATTCCTTCGATTCTTTTCCCAAGTTTACAAAACTATTAAGTGCCGCGTCCTTACTCAGTTTTACTTTTTTCGGTTCCAACGCGATTGTAGAATTGGGAAAAGAAACAAAGAATCCACGTTCCGTTTTAGTAAGAGCGTTTTCCTTATCTTATCCTTTGGTAGTGATTTTATACATAAGTTTCAGTCTCTCGATCGTATCAAATTTGGAAAGGAATCACAATTTCGAATCGGAAGATCTTCTTGTTCAAGTTGTAAAAACAAAATTGAATTCGATTGAGTTTATCATCTTTATGTTGGGAGGTCCCATGCTTGCAGTGGTAACTTCCTTAAATGGAATTTTCTTAATCGTATCCCGTTCCCTTCATGCCATGACGGAGGATAAAATTTTTCCCGCAATTCTGAATAAAAATCAATTCGGTTTATCCTATCCGGCAACTTTCACAATCATATATGCTCTTGCCTGCTTCGGTCTCTTTTTAAATCACAACCTGGAAATACTTGCAACTTATTCCACGATCGGATGGTTTTTAGTTGTGATCGGCCAACTCTATTGTATCATTATCATTCGAAGTATTCTCAAAGTGCAAAAACAGGAGGGAGGACTTTTAAGCAGCTCTTTCATTTTGATATCGGTAATCCTCGGAACAATCAGTGCCGTCTTCTTTACTGGAACCTTAGTTTACAACCTAACAAAGGGAAAAAAACTATTCGACTTATTTTTTATCATCTTAATCGGAATTATTTATTTTTTCGTAAGAAGCTATATATTAAAAAGAAACAAAA
- a CDS encoding ABC transporter ATP-binding protein — MLLRVHNLVKRYTEEAAVQSVSFDVNQGDYVAIIGPSGSGKTTLLSLLTGMLSPTEGDILYDNRRLSSLNQRELAEIRARDFGLVFQFSELVGNLSIRENILLPGLFTRKFSNAEYQRKCDYLLGHLKLESIQHMIPRELSGGQIQKTAIARALINEPSILLADEPSGDLDPENSYLVQLLLNEFNKKNLSIILVTHDMKLAFDAQTIYEMKSGKFDQVIKGK, encoded by the coding sequence ATGTTACTCCGAGTCCACAATCTGGTCAAAAGATACACCGAAGAAGCTGCCGTACAATCCGTATCTTTCGATGTGAATCAAGGGGATTACGTTGCCATCATCGGTCCTTCCGGTTCGGGAAAAACAACCCTCCTCTCTCTGCTGACCGGAATGTTATCTCCTACGGAAGGAGATATTCTCTACGACAACCGCCGCCTAAGTTCTTTGAACCAAAGAGAGCTTGCGGAAATCAGAGCGCGTGATTTCGGTTTGGTTTTCCAATTTTCCGAACTTGTAGGAAACCTCAGCATTCGGGAAAACATACTTCTTCCCGGATTATTCACCCGTAAATTTTCAAATGCAGAATACCAAAGAAAATGCGATTATCTTCTCGGCCATTTGAAATTGGAATCCATCCAACATATGATTCCCCGGGAGCTTTCCGGAGGGCAGATTCAAAAAACGGCAATTGCACGTGCACTGATCAACGAACCCTCGATTCTTTTGGCGGATGAACCGTCAGGGGATTTGGATCCTGAAAACAGTTATCTCGTGCAACTTCTGCTAAATGAATTTAACAAAAAAAACCTATCCATCATTTTAGTGACTCATGATATGAAACTCGCTTTCGATGCGCAAACGATCTATGAAATGAAGTCGGGAAAATTCGACCAGGTAATCAAAGGAAAATGA
- a CDS encoding sensor histidine kinase translates to MGYLDLSAWNPETKDQIELSGDWEFYWMDWLEPGKEKKEKSYLRMPSYWNQSTNSSYGFATYRLHILLPAKLQENSKLALHLSEADTAYKVYVNGEFLVQSGNPSQSEENSIPRWEKKTVILPKVTNQNIELLIHASNFEHTIGGIWKPPVIGLADSMQKSTWIRLSYDLFLFGALFITGILHLLFYWIRNEEKSLLYFGLTALVSSIRPLVSDERILLYLFPETPWSVIVKLDYLSFYLACPLFYRYMHLIFPEVISGQLTNAAASLCLCFVGVVIVFPVSVFSKTLGLFDLIYLTFSIYHYVACGRAIIRKKAEGVKLLLIGMSFIFIFAINDILYYMHLVNTTNTISFGMFVFVFIQAFYLARESSKTYRFSLKSKEKMKYLLKESIKRKQRDKLAVVGHFTSEIVHDIQSRLLSLKFSNPNADSHLKRELEEIRNITENILDFAKNQFHLKKSEIPIESYLNSLRPDIINLFQNKEIELIYELNYKENLTIDPFKIKSAILNLARNSYDAVPYSGWFKIQSEKENGLLYLIFSDNGEGISKEILEKIHLEKLSTTKQNGHGFGLSSVKRIVEAHNAQFLIDSRPQEGTRITFIFTLPN, encoded by the coding sequence TTGGGATATTTGGATCTTTCCGCATGGAATCCTGAAACCAAAGACCAGATTGAACTTTCGGGTGACTGGGAATTTTATTGGATGGATTGGCTGGAACCGGGAAAAGAGAAAAAAGAAAAATCCTATTTACGCATGCCTTCCTACTGGAATCAATCAACTAACTCTAGTTACGGTTTTGCGACATATCGTTTACATATCTTACTCCCGGCCAAATTACAAGAAAATTCGAAACTAGCACTCCATCTCAGTGAAGCGGATACTGCGTATAAAGTGTATGTAAACGGTGAATTTCTGGTTCAGTCCGGTAATCCATCCCAATCCGAAGAAAATTCGATTCCCCGATGGGAAAAAAAGACAGTCATTCTCCCGAAAGTCACGAACCAAAACATAGAGCTTCTCATCCATGCTTCCAACTTTGAACATACGATAGGCGGGATATGGAAACCGCCTGTTATCGGTTTGGCGGATTCGATGCAAAAATCGACTTGGATCCGATTGAGCTACGACTTGTTCTTATTCGGAGCACTGTTCATCACTGGAATATTACATTTGTTATTCTATTGGATACGTAATGAAGAAAAAAGTCTTTTGTATTTCGGATTGACTGCTCTCGTTTCCAGTATTCGTCCTTTAGTCAGTGATGAAAGGATTCTACTCTATCTGTTTCCAGAAACTCCATGGAGTGTAATCGTAAAGTTAGACTACTTAAGTTTTTATCTTGCTTGCCCACTATTCTACCGTTATATGCATTTGATATTTCCCGAAGTCATATCCGGACAACTTACGAATGCGGCGGCATCACTTTGTTTGTGTTTTGTAGGAGTTGTTATCGTATTTCCCGTATCGGTATTTTCGAAAACATTGGGCCTATTTGATCTGATTTACCTTACTTTTTCCATTTATCACTATGTGGCATGCGGTAGAGCGATCATACGAAAAAAAGCGGAAGGAGTGAAACTGCTGCTTATCGGAATGAGCTTTATTTTTATTTTTGCAATTAACGATATTTTATATTATATGCATTTGGTCAATACCACCAACACAATCTCTTTCGGAATGTTCGTATTTGTATTCATACAAGCATTTTATCTGGCAAGGGAATCAAGCAAAACCTACAGGTTCAGTTTGAAAAGCAAAGAAAAAATGAAATATCTGTTAAAGGAATCAATCAAAAGAAAACAAAGAGATAAACTCGCCGTGGTCGGTCATTTCACTTCGGAAATCGTTCATGACATCCAAAGTAGACTTCTTAGTTTGAAATTTTCCAATCCGAATGCGGATTCCCATTTAAAAAGAGAATTGGAGGAAATCAGAAATATAACGGAGAATATACTTGATTTTGCCAAAAACCAATTTCATTTGAAAAAATCGGAAATCCCGATCGAATCTTATCTTAATTCGTTGCGACCGGATATTATAAATCTATTTCAAAACAAAGAAATCGAACTTATCTATGAACTGAATTATAAGGAAAATCTGACGATCGATCCTTTCAAAATCAAATCTGCGATTTTAAATCTGGCACGCAATTCTTACGATGCAGTTCCCTATTCCGGTTGGTTTAAAATTCAATCCGAAAAAGAAAACGGACTTCTTTATCTTATCTTCAGCGATAACGGAGAAGGTATAAGTAAAGAAATTTTGGAAAAGATCCATTTGGAAAAACTATCCACAACAAAGCAAAACGGACATGGCTTCGGATTGTCTTCCGTTAAAAGAATTGTAGAAGCTCATAATGCACAGTTTTTAATCGATTCCCGTCCCCAAGAAGGAACGAGAATCACTTTTATATTTACCTTACCAAACTAG
- a CDS encoding VOC family protein encodes MSRPFRVLGIQQIAIGGESKEKLSKFWVEIMGLTKVSEYQSEKENVNEDILSMGKGPYKVEIDLMQPIDPNKSPKVHDPKLNHIGLWIDDLAKAVEWLGSQGVRFTPGGIRKGASGFDVCFIHPKGNEEFPLSSEGVLVELVQAPADVIQALG; translated from the coding sequence GTGAGCAGACCTTTTAGAGTGCTGGGCATTCAACAAATAGCAATCGGCGGCGAATCGAAAGAAAAACTTTCCAAATTTTGGGTGGAAATTATGGGACTTACAAAAGTTTCGGAATACCAAAGTGAAAAGGAAAATGTAAATGAAGACATTCTCTCCATGGGGAAGGGACCTTATAAAGTTGAGATTGACTTGATGCAACCGATTGATCCGAACAAGAGTCCCAAAGTTCATGATCCTAAACTCAATCATATCGGTCTTTGGATTGATGATCTGGCGAAAGCTGTTGAGTGGCTCGGTTCCCAAGGAGTTCGTTTTACTCCCGGAGGGATTCGCAAAGGTGCGAGCGGGTTTGATGTATGTTTCATCCACCCGAAGGGAAACGAAGAGTTCCCCTTATCGAGTGAAGGAGTGCTTGTGGAACTGGTCCAAGCTCCTGCCGATGTGATTCAGGCCTTAGGATAG
- a CDS encoding lysylphosphatidylglycerol synthase transmembrane domain-containing protein yields MKKWILGATVSGIAIFFLLKNFDLKEFERIKGNIRWEYFVLLIFTNLWAFIPFSLRWYFLLDKKISLWASFVSSITGVGLNMVLPARGGDVVRLIINKNDSGLPLPNLVSKLFLEKVMDLGTVVVLGAVALIFLGLGEAKNLSLILVSGTVIVAMIVALVSLRLFLEPIRNLFKKLFSIINKQSLYETKLDHHLVEFSDFLRGDKLIKPLLLCLPTWAFGYAISYWVTGKLIGMDFTAMECLLFIFVGAMGVAIPSAPSGIGVFHASVISGFILLGRDPGEGFVYATVVHLAQFVILTTLALILYFVWTVTSKDKKNYPKA; encoded by the coding sequence ATGAAAAAATGGATTTTAGGTGCGACTGTTTCCGGGATCGCAATTTTTTTTCTTCTTAAAAATTTCGATCTAAAGGAGTTTGAAAGGATAAAAGGAAATATTCGATGGGAATACTTTGTGCTTCTTATATTTACCAATCTCTGGGCTTTCATTCCTTTTTCCTTGCGTTGGTATTTTCTCTTGGATAAAAAAATCAGTCTCTGGGCTTCCTTTGTTTCTTCCATCACAGGTGTAGGACTCAATATGGTACTTCCTGCACGCGGAGGGGATGTCGTACGATTGATCATAAACAAAAATGATTCCGGTCTTCCTTTGCCCAACTTGGTTTCAAAACTATTTTTGGAAAAGGTGATGGATCTGGGAACAGTAGTGGTTCTTGGTGCGGTTGCACTGATTTTTTTAGGACTGGGTGAAGCCAAGAACCTAAGTCTGATTTTAGTATCGGGGACAGTGATTGTTGCAATGATCGTTGCACTAGTTTCGCTCAGATTATTTCTGGAACCGATTCGCAATCTATTCAAAAAGTTATTTTCCATTATCAACAAACAATCGCTATATGAAACAAAACTGGATCATCATTTGGTGGAATTCAGTGATTTTTTACGCGGAGATAAACTAATCAAACCTCTTTTGCTTTGTCTTCCCACTTGGGCCTTCGGTTATGCGATCAGCTATTGGGTCACAGGAAAATTGATCGGAATGGATTTCACTGCAATGGAATGTCTGTTATTTATCTTTGTAGGTGCGATGGGAGTTGCGATTCCTTCCGCTCCTTCCGGGATAGGAGTCTTCCATGCGTCTGTAATTTCCGGATTTATTCTATTGGGGAGAGATCCTGGCGAGGGGTTTGTATATGCCACAGTCGTGCATTTAGCACAATTTGTGATTCTCACCACACTCGCCTTGATTCTATATTTTGTTTGGACTGTTACTTCTAAGGATAAAAAAAACTATCCTAAGGCCTGA
- a CDS encoding histidine triad nucleotide-binding protein translates to MNDDCIFCKIAEGQIPAKIEYQDEDILVFHDITPQAPLHLLIIPKKHITNANEIREENAGIISKIFTEIPKLAFQFGVNEKGYRIVNNCGKDGGQTVFHLHFHMLAGRHLAWPPG, encoded by the coding sequence ATGAACGATGATTGTATTTTTTGTAAAATCGCGGAAGGACAAATTCCCGCAAAAATCGAATACCAAGATGAAGATATTTTGGTATTTCATGATATTACACCGCAGGCACCTTTGCATCTACTGATCATTCCCAAAAAACATATAACAAACGCAAACGAAATAAGGGAAGAAAATGCGGGAATCATTTCTAAAATTTTTACAGAGATTCCGAAACTTGCATTCCAATTCGGAGTCAACGAAAAAGGTTATCGGATCGTAAATAACTGCGGAAAGGACGGAGGACAAACGGTCTTTCACCTTCACTTTCACATGTTAGCCGGTAGACATCTGGCCTGGCCACCAGGATAA